Within the Musa acuminata AAA Group cultivar baxijiao chromosome BXJ2-9, Cavendish_Baxijiao_AAA, whole genome shotgun sequence genome, the region GTCATCCAAATGAAAGGCAACGTGCTCTCTGGTTTAATACTAATATACCACACCAAAGTTTTGCACAAAAAGTACAGCCCTTAAGTTCGGCATAAATTTACTTATGGCAAGAAGAGTAATTAGAAAGCAAAAAACTTCAGAAAGATACAAGCAGAAATCCATAGCCGATACAATGATAAGAGATTTGAGTCATGATGTGATGTTAACCATCAAGAGTTACACTAGCCTATCTAAACATGGACATCAGCCAACAAGATTCATGTGCTAATTCGATGACCTTTGTGTTCTAAATACATCAAATATGGGTTCCAATTCCCAAAAGAGAGAAAGTTTTCTCATGGAAATTTTACTTCAAACAACTCAGCACAAAGACGAGCTCTAAACCACTTTCATTCTCAGTCATATGGAATCTGAATGTATGCGGCATCACAGACAAAAGGAATGTCAGCATACATCCCTCCTAGTGCACACCTCATGCACTCCAGCACCGTGAACAAGTAGCCAAATGCAACCGCAGTCCAGAAATGCATTCCAATCTTGCCCCAGTACACAGCAAGCGGCATCCAACGGCTCACAGTTCCTATAACCTGGAGGGCTATCTCGAGCAGCATACCCATTACAACATGAAAACGGAAAAAGTGCGGCCATTCTTTCCTCCTCACCACCCCGAGGTAGGCAGCAAAGAAGTAGGCCATAAGGAACCAGCTAGGCAAACGCCCAATGGAGCCAAGGAAGGGATAAGTAAGGAACTTGAAGTCCTCCAGAAAAGGATGGAGATGGAAAGCAGTCTCGGCATACATCCATGTCTCATGGAGGGGCATGAGGTAAGGTATGCAGGCTACGGCTCTCCACCACCACCTTGGCTTCTTTGTCATTGGAGGATAGCGAAAGCTCAAAGGGACATCCTTTGATGCTCTAGGAACCATGCGGTGTCTGGGGCCTGAAGTGCAGAGTTTAGGGAAAACAGGAACCAGACTTGAAAGACTTCTATGATGTCCACTTTGGAACGAGGACAACACACTTGAGAAATGTGTGACATTGCAACCTGCAAATATGTAAATACACTATCAAACTGCCCAGAAACCTTAGTCACAGCAATATTTCTGCCAAATGATAAATGAAAACAAACAGTGTCAGTTACCACCTAGTCTGAGGAATGTTGAGGCTGACCTACTGATATGCAATCTTTTGGACTGAGAATTGTGTCTTGTATTTCCAACCATTTCTCAGGATATTAGAATGAGAAATCACTAGGAGCACCAGAGACTTGCATGGTTCTAAAGGTACTATTACTGAACCAAGATATTAGAAATTGAAATTAAGATGCATTATGCACTTGTGATTCACATGGAAAACAGCACTATTTGTCTGATCATTCTCGTACAACTTGGGATAATATTTTTCGTTAAGCTCACTACGGCACACTTGTCATTCAAGATAACCAAGGTCATCTACTCATCTAATTCAAAAAAGTGAGTCAAGTAAACATGGGAAGATGTTTACAATCCCCCATGAAAACCTAAAATGATAAAACAATAAGCTTTGATCTCATACGTTACA harbors:
- the LOC103999558 gene encoding protein TIC 20-I, chloroplastic; protein product: MILNGCVAMKPGPCKAINYSNMSYFSHDRAFSASPKVKNLCAASQEFDPLPSRGCNVTHFSSVLSSFQSGHHRSLSSLVPVFPKLCTSGPRHRMVPRASKDVPLSFRYPPMTKKPRWWWRAVACIPYLMPLHETWMYAETAFHLHPFLEDFKFLTYPFLGSIGRLPSWFLMAYFFAAYLGVVRRKEWPHFFRFHVVMGMLLEIALQVIGTVSRWMPLAVYWGKIGMHFWTAVAFGYLFTVLECMRCALGGMYADIPFVCDAAYIQIPYD